Part of the Trypanosoma brucei brucei TREU927 chromosome 2, complete sequence genome, TGCATAAATGTTTCCCtcgataaaaagaaaaaaaaagcgccaACAAAAGTACAACTCACAACACCACGGTGACCAATATGTTAAATAAATCCGCGCAACCTCACTGAAACTTTTACCCACTTTTCTCTCTACCACGTCAGTTAGTtaacacaaaagaaacaaaaagagttaCGGGTCTGTTGAACGTATATAAAACTGCTTCCTCAGCCAAATTGAATCGTTGACAGGAGCAGGTGTTcatattccttttccctctctttttttccttcatttccttctttcttcggATGCACCCAATTTCCTTCCACTAATTCCCATCGCTTCATCACTAGTGTGTGCTGCAGATCTCAAGTGTTTCCTGCACCAGTGGCGCATAGGCAACAAGAGCCCatgaattaaaagaaaaaaaagtaaggtaagataaaataaattaaattaaattaaagCAAATTAAATACTAAAATAATCatgaaagaacaaaaaagagacagTTCGTACAAATACACCACAACCTCAGTTACACCCTTAGCAGAAAACtcaaattaagaaaaaaaagagatagaGAGACATTTGATCATATAGGTGGCATTTTGCATTCCATACGGTGCATTACCATGTAACTATAGTGTCTAACAACATACACCATGTGGTAATGAGTTTAATAATGTACTACATAGCGAACAACAAATTCATCTAAAACttacctcttcctttttctttcttttttatttaaaaaaaaatcaccttTACGTACTTCTACTTCATTGGTGTGAATGGGAatcctccgcagttgaaatAGGTGGTGGAAGCGGCGGCACTATTATCGGCTTTAGCGGTTCACCGGAAATGATGTTGTAGCCGTGCACGTCCCTCCGTCCTGCTAATTGCTTTTGCCTTGCATAGTACAAAGATTTCCCTACAGCCTCCTTATACTCCATTGCTTGGCGTGCCTCCGCTGTTCTACATTGCAGCGTAACGGTATCTAACCCGTTACTGGGTTCATTTCGTGTGGACACACCAGCAACTTTTTTCCAATGCTCCTGTTCCCGCTCAAACTCCATATCCCGACGCACCTTCAAATCGGCATTACGCTCAACAACACGCATCATACGATTCGCACGTATGATTCTTTGTCGTTCTCTTCCTTCATTCTGTTGATGCCGGAGCTCATGCACGGCTTTGAGGGCGGGATGAAGGCGGTATGGTTCGCTTATGTATGCGGCACTGTCCGGCTGCTGACAAACGGGATGGACATAATTGGGGTAATGTTGCAGCTCATCTGCCTCATGCCGCCGGAGCCCGCGTCGCCCCACCGGTTTCAAATAAAGTGGTGGTTCAGACCCAAATATCATCAGTCGCCGATCAATTAATCAGCAAATAACTATATCTAATAAATGTACAGAtaaaatttataaatatatagtTCGCAATTGTACACACAAGTACACTCGCGCTTACGGCCGTCGGTTAGTGCTTTGGCACAACTTCAAACCCAAGGTGTGGGGATCCGGTAGTTAGTAGGTTAATTTTTTGCAAAGTTGAAGATGATCGGACCACAGCTGCAATGTTTTTGCAACCCCAAATCGCTGAATGCTCAGACTCCCAATCTCCACGCAAGATGTATTGGTATCCTCAATAACACAAATATGGCGAGCAATGAGAACTATAaagaaaggtggaaaaaagacgCCTACTTACTCTTTGGCAAAAAGGTCagagataaaagaaaaggaagaaaataagagaTAAATGAAGTTCGTGGTGGAAACATAATAACAAAGCAGTAAATacggtgtgtgtttgtagaAAAGGGCAAACATCAAATAAACTCAAATAACACGAAGATGAAAGATgtgagagggaaaagtgcGTAGCCACGATCTGCAGCACACACATCCAGATTGGAggtgaggaagggagggcTTAACTGCATAAATTAACTCAGGGACCTCCACCACCTTTATTCATCCAACGCAGCTTCTCCAACTTCACCCGCAcattacacacacacccccctcccctcagGGAAGATgtagcaaagaaaataaacagcCTGACGAAAAGCTAAAATATGAgtagaaggaacaaaaaaaaggaaaagaaaacaacaacaacaatagcacGCGCAGACACACGCATATGGACAATTACCACTAAAAGCACACGCACTTGAAACTAGTGCATGCACGTTAACATACAttaccccctcccctccaccTTTGAGTTGTATGTTGTACGGTTTCATGAGAAGACGTTGTCTGCCTTATCttaacttcttttcctttcttttcctttttctgtttttcgttttccatCTCTTAAatgctttcccccccccccgccttAAGACTTAAGGTCCAAACAGCGGCTGCTCACTCATATGCGTGAGCGCCCGCAACTACACCACAATCGCTGCATcgcgcaaacaaacacaactaATACTTTTCGGAAAGCGGAACGTAATTTTTATGATGTACGAAGGCAACATCAgataaagggaaggaagggggagtCAAGTGCGGGACAAGAGAAAACAGCCACGAAATTGCATACGTTTGTATGTTAAACTATTTATCTATATGGTTTAACCGCGAAGTGTGAGtcacaaaggaagaaaagaatgaaggaaaaaagaagaaaaaaaggaaggaaagttgGGTCTCCAAGGTACCttccttttcaaaaaaaaaaacttatctCCCATGACTCACAATAATTAGCGGTATTTCCTACACACTTAAGCATCCATTCTCTCTTACTCTCTTCTCCCCTCGTCCCCTTccaaggaaacaaaataacaacagtaatagtaaaaacacttcgtttctcttttccataCTCAGGCATTTACTAAATATCCCAAATGTTTCTtacatttttatttcccGTTTCTTCTCCTCCACCTGCTTCCTTCCCAACTTTTGTTAATTTGCCTCACCTCCATGGTCCTTCAAACTGTTTGGtttattcccttcccctctttcatCAAATTTCCTACCATCTTCcccacacattttttttaaaaaaagttttcCCACTTCTACTTCGTTGCGTCTTGCTCTCTTTCGGTGCCACATGTCGCTGCCTCCTCGAAAAAATCAATCTGGAGAAGTTGTTCCCTCCGCCCTTGCGCTTCAAAAGTCAGCAATTCTGTATCGCATCGCATAACCACAGTTACGTTACCGCCCAAAGCAAAagtaagaaggaaaagaaaaacgaacaCATATTCCCCAACGCACCCCGCAACCCGCACAACAAATTTATAACTAAATGCGTGCTTATATGCCCGTCGTCTCCCGGACATtgcctctctctctctaaaGCTGAAAAAGAATCGTTATTAATATGAATCCTGTGTATACGAACGcacatgtatgtatatgcatTTTCacgtacacaaacacacagaaGCGGGGAACGCCACAGAGACATTTGAGAGTGCAATTATATGTCCTGTATGCACTCGATACTTCAAAGAGCAGTGACGGTAAGGACTTCAGATATAGCTAAGAAGGACAAGATATTGGGAATCGAGTGCAACACTTTGTCTCTGCGAATTCTcctgaatatatatatatatatatatatatatatatacttttgtCCTTCCGTTCCTTTGGCATTTCCCTCTTAGGAGTATATTGCTCCTTTTCTtgccctccttcttctttgtccATACATCGGTCGACCTGATCAGTATGTGAAAGTGTAGCACACGACTTTACACCTGCGCAGATGGTAATACATCCATACCCCCGCCAATTATTTTCATGTCTTCACCGTCCCTCATACACCGtacaaaccacaaacacacacacacacacacacacatatatacatatatcgCAACATATGACTACTCGGAGGAAACGCTATTTTGGTTCGCAAGCATGTGAGCTTGCTTAAGGGTACTGTTGGGACATGTGTCAGTGTTGAGATTAGTCACAACCCCTTCCATCCTTTAGCGGCGCCGCACTTCCACCTCGACTTCCTCATCGATATTGCTGGCGCGTGCTCTCAACACATCCGCTGTCGGGCTCTCAGCGTTCGAGCGAACTGTCTCACCAAAACCACAGGTTTCCTCATTGTCTCCTCCTTCGCATGATTCCAAAGCTTGAGGTATCGCGCAGTTGGTTTCTGAGGACGATTTTCcagccaccaccgccgccccGCCTTCTCTTTGCGAGGGAACTCCGACCATTTGTTCTGCCGCAACAGTGGTCGGTAAAGGCGCCAGCAGCTCCTCCGGCATGCACGGAAGGGGATCCTCGTGAAAGAATTTGTGCTCAAGCGCCTCACGTGCTGAGAGTCGGTCAATTGGGTTCCATCGCAAAATGCGGTTCAATAGGTCCATTCCACTGGGTGGAAGCGTTGCTGCTCCACTATGGTTTGAACGAGAAAAAATTTGCTGCAGTGTATTCTCACGATTGTACCGCTTCAGTGACCGCATCAGACGCGTCACCTCGTGCATTTTGTACAGCCCACTAAACGTTTCCTCCGTCGGGATCCCAATAACATCGCATATTACGGCGAAGTGACGGCTTTCTTCCTCTGCACGGAACAAAGGTTCCTTGAGAAAAATTTCGGCCATGATGCAACCGAGAGACCACATGTCCATCTTATACGAATAGTCGGTAATGCCAAAGTGAAGCTCAGGAGCTCGGTACATGAGCGTGACCACATTCGCCGTGAGTTCCTGTCCCTCGCGATAGTGACGCCCCAGGCCGAAGTCACATAACTTCACCTCACCCGTGGAGCTAATGAGAATGTTGGAGGTTTTAATGTCGCGATGCAATATACGATGGTCATGCAAAAAGGCGACACCGGTGAACAGCTGCTGCATGACACACTTGACGCGTGAGAGGAAACACCTCGGTGCGTCTGGATGTTTGTTCGCAGAACTAAGGTGCAGAAGGGCAGCGACGCCCTTGCGATGGTAAATAAAAGCTTTCAGGTCGTACGGACAGTACTCCATAACGAGATACACATCTTTCATTTTATCAGCTGAGAGCTTTGTCTTGATTTGCGGcggttcttcttctttcttatCCCCACCCTGATTGCATGACGAGGGAAGGCCGTCGTCGTTGCCCGACGCCGTCGGTTCTTCATTCGTCTTTTGCACATTATCAGTACGGTGATTGTGACGGCCGACCTCGTTGCTGACCTCTCTGCCAGTTGTACCCGTTGCTGGTTTTACCTCTTGCTGCTTCGACGCTTTTGAGGAATTGCTCTTTTTATCCAAAAGAACAACTTCCCTGCCGCACACAATATTTGGATGCCGCAATCGAAGCAGCAGGTCAAACTCCCGCAGCAGATACGGCGGAAACCCAACCTCTGACTCCTCGAGCCATCGTTGTTTTACCTGCTTGAGAGCAAACTTTCTTCCACGGCCACCTCCACTCGAAGAAGAACCGTTTGCCTCGGTGGCACGGTACACTACACCATACACCCCGTGCGCAATTTGACCCACGGGAACATATTCATTCACAGAGCGGCACGGAGGCCGCGTCTTACCAGACACCCGAATGGCCTTCACACTACTCTTTACGTTTTTATGCAGGCTAGTGACATAGCCCTGCAACAGTGAG contains:
- a CDS encoding protein kinase, putative; protein product: MAELLRKKIEALKSRKAAAEEPVVTPQSSSTTAALAPSSSLPSPSTTVTAAAPAQVKSTCSVPLANLPPAFVSPYTAVVKYRDTVKDPLCAQFTTSVAVELFKTFIQQRHRGNVSVQAQKRARSEDFGATERPVRSKEDNDSAKNEEEVQQQREEGYQHQHHNNSSGEGESLSGVGSGGDGINKNIVHFTHPPLCTVVSYFLPYLEARCFTHSDVKDREGKTTWASEAPDAPSLLQGYVTSLHKNVKSSVKAIRVSGKTRPPCRSVNEYVPVGQIAHGVYGVVYRATEANGSSSSGGGRGRKFALKQVKQRWLEESEVGFPPYLLREFDLLLRLRHPNIVCGREVVLLDKKSNSSKASKQQEVKPATGTTGREVSNEVGRHNHRTDNVQKTNEEPTASGNDDGLPSSCNQGGDKKEEEPPQIKTKLSADKMKDVYLVMEYCPYDLKAFIYHRKGVAALLHLSSANKHPDAPRCFLSRVKCVMQQLFTGVAFLHDHRILHRDIKTSNILISSTGEVKLCDFGLGRHYREGQELTANVVTLMYRAPELHFGITDYSYKMDMWSLGCIMAEIFLKEPLFRAEEESRHFAVICDVIGIPTEETFSGLYKMHEVTRLMRSLKRYNRENTLQQIFSRSNHSGAATLPPSGMDLLNRILRWNPIDRLSAREALEHKFFHEDPLPCMPEELLAPLPTTVAAEQMVGVPSQREGGAAVVAGKSSSETNCAIPQALESCEGGDNEETCGFGETVRSNAESPTADVLRARASNIDEEVEVEVRRR